The following are encoded in a window of Thermus thermamylovorans genomic DNA:
- the alr gene encoding alanine racemase, which produces MEARAWVEVDLLALEANLALLRARARGEVIPVLKADAYGHGALPLARFLCQRGARRVAVAAVGEGRTLRRGGVEGEVLLLGSLHPLEAEEALRWNLVPSLSTLEAARALAARARALGLTPRAHLKVDTGMRRVGFPWEEAGEALRAVEALGVRVEGVYTHLATAGEDAAFVEVQRRRFQRVREALGEGYFYHLENSYGLLLHGGENVRVGLALYGLVPGFGLRPILRLLARPTLVKRLRPGDRVGYGGEYVARGGEWLATLPVGYADGLPRGAVRHVRGPGGELLPLAGRISMDQTTVLLPGPLPLEAVFEVLSPDFGPTGLLAWAEARGTIPYEVVVHLSRRLPRVYRYGEEVREVANS; this is translated from the coding sequence GTGGAGGCCCGCGCCTGGGTGGAGGTGGACCTGCTGGCCTTGGAGGCCAACCTCGCCCTCCTCCGCGCCCGGGCCCGGGGGGAGGTGATCCCCGTGCTGAAGGCGGACGCCTACGGGCACGGGGCCCTGCCCCTGGCCCGCTTCCTCTGCCAAAGGGGGGCCAGGCGGGTGGCGGTGGCTGCGGTGGGGGAGGGGAGAACCTTAAGGCGGGGCGGGGTGGAGGGGGAGGTGCTCCTTCTGGGAAGCCTCCACCCCCTGGAGGCCGAGGAGGCCCTGCGCTGGAACCTGGTGCCAAGCCTCTCCACCCTCGAGGCGGCAAGGGCCCTGGCGGCAAGGGCCCGGGCCCTGGGCCTTACCCCCCGCGCCCACCTCAAGGTAGATACGGGGATGCGCCGGGTGGGTTTCCCCTGGGAGGAGGCGGGGGAGGCCCTCCGGGCGGTGGAGGCCCTGGGGGTGCGGGTGGAAGGGGTCTACACCCACCTGGCCACCGCGGGGGAGGACGCCGCCTTCGTGGAGGTGCAAAGGCGCCGTTTCCAAAGGGTGCGGGAGGCTTTAGGGGAGGGCTACTTTTACCACCTGGAGAACTCCTACGGCCTCCTCCTCCACGGGGGGGAAAACGTCCGGGTGGGCCTGGCCCTCTACGGCCTCGTCCCTGGCTTTGGGCTGAGGCCCATCCTGCGCCTCCTCGCCCGGCCCACCCTGGTGAAGCGCTTGCGGCCCGGGGACCGGGTGGGCTACGGGGGGGAGTACGTGGCCCGGGGGGGGGAGTGGCTCGCCACCCTGCCCGTGGGCTACGCCGACGGGCTTCCCCGGGGGGCGGTGCGCCACGTGCGGGGGCCAGGGGGGGAACTCCTCCCCCTGGCGGGCCGCATCTCCATGGACCAGACCACGGTCCTCCTCCCGGGGCCGCTTCCCCTGGAGGCGGTCTTCGAGGTTCTCTCCCCGGACTTCGGCCCCACGGGCCTCCTGGCCTGGGCCGAAGCCCGGGGCACCATCCCCTACGAGGTGGTGGTGCACCTCTCCCGGAGGCTCCCCCGGGTCTACCGCTACGGCGAGGAGGTGCGGGAGGTTGCGAACAGTTGA
- a CDS encoding MFS transporter codes for MRLAVVLSGVALYSALYAVVPLLPLLEALFLAPPGAAGPGMGLPLLLLVLLSPLVPKLSLPAGLLLGGGLVLVGLGGVLGASSPSLFLWTLARLLQGVGAALVPALAIALIPALYPGRALEMAGVYMAGNVLGGGLGRVLAGLLAEGVGVRGALCLLSLPALLLGLFLFRAPRGLPPLGPPRYDLTALPLYGVGAILLFLNLFLANLLPYRLLELGFRPGEVGLVYLAYLFGIPGSALSGALARRLGAVATFRLAFALVLLGLGLLLLPPPFLVLGFALMMAALFTAQSLASGAAGRRGSGVSGAYVAAFYLGGTLAGLLYPFFLQGFPLAVGVGMGLALLALLLAPVR; via the coding sequence ATGCGCCTGGCGGTGGTCCTCTCTGGGGTGGCCCTCTACAGCGCCCTCTACGCCGTGGTCCCCCTGCTGCCCCTCCTGGAAGCCCTCTTCCTGGCGCCCCCCGGGGCGGCGGGGCCGGGGATGGGGCTTCCCCTCCTCCTCCTGGTCCTCCTCTCCCCCCTGGTGCCCAAGCTTTCCCTCCCCGCCGGGCTCCTTCTGGGCGGGGGGCTTGTGCTGGTGGGCCTTGGGGGGGTCCTGGGGGCCTCGAGCCCGAGCCTTTTCCTCTGGACCCTGGCCCGGCTCCTCCAGGGGGTGGGGGCCGCCCTGGTGCCCGCCCTGGCCATCGCCCTCATCCCCGCCCTCTACCCCGGCAGGGCCCTGGAGATGGCCGGGGTCTACATGGCGGGAAACGTCCTGGGTGGGGGCCTGGGCCGGGTGCTGGCGGGGCTTCTGGCGGAGGGGGTGGGGGTCCGGGGGGCGCTTTGCCTCCTCTCCCTCCCCGCCCTCCTCCTGGGCCTTTTCCTCTTCCGGGCCCCCAGGGGGCTTCCCCCTCTGGGCCCGCCCCGGTACGACCTCACCGCCCTCCCCCTCTACGGGGTGGGGGCCATCCTCCTTTTCCTGAACCTCTTCCTGGCCAACCTCCTCCCCTACCGCCTCCTGGAGCTGGGCTTCCGCCCGGGGGAGGTGGGCCTGGTCTACCTGGCCTACCTCTTCGGCATCCCGGGAAGCGCCCTCTCCGGGGCCCTGGCCCGCCGCCTTGGGGCGGTGGCCACCTTCCGCCTGGCCTTCGCCCTCGTCCTCCTGGGCCTTGGGCTCCTCCTCCTCCCGCCCCCCTTTCTGGTCCTGGGCTTCGCCCTGATGATGGCCGCCCTCTTCACCGCCCAGAGCCTGGCCTCGGGGGCAGCGGGAAGGCGGGGCAGCGGGGTGAGCGGGGCCTATGTGGCGGCCTTCTACCTGGGGGGCACCCTGGCGGGGCTCCTCTACCCCTTCTTCCTCCAAGGCTTCCCCCTGGCGGTGGGGGTGGGGATGGGGCTGGCCCTCTTGGCCCTGCTCCTGGCCCCGGTGCGGTGA
- the pheT gene encoding phenylalanine--tRNA ligase subunit beta has product MRVPFTWLKSYVPELESPEVLEERLASLGFETDRMERVFQIPGGVVFARVLEAHPIPGTGLKRLVLDAGKVVEVVSGAPNARPGVGVALALPGTEVNGLRIGERTIQGVVSHGMALSPKELGVGEYGGGLLELPPDALPPGTPLAEAWPEEEVLDIEVTPNRPDALGILGLAFDLHALGYSLVLPEVRLETEKVPLPFGLRVEDPHGAPHFTLSYAFGLQVGPSPLWLQRILFACGMRPISNVVDITNYVMLERAQPMHAFDLRFVGEGIRVRRARPGERLRTLDGVERELHPEDLLIAGYRGEASFPLGLAGVMGGAESEVREDTRAIALEVARFDPVAIRKTARRHALRTEASYRFERGVDPLGQVPAAQRALALLQELAGAKVAEGLLEAGSPEAPDPIPFRPDHANRLLGTQYPEGEQLAILERLGCRVEGRGPYRVTPPSRRLDLRLEEDLVEEIARVQGYDTIPLALPAFFPAPDNRGVEGPYQKERRLREVLAGLGFQEVYTYSFMDPKEAPLFRLPLPPLRLQNPLSPDRTALRTHLFPGLLKVLRENLALDRPERALLFEVGRVYGVAEGRVVEKSHLAGLLHGEGVGLPHGEKLSGFPLLKGLLETLMERLGLELRVEAHPFPFLHPGVSGRVRVEEEERGFLGQLHPEVQRALELPPVWLFELTLPLPEPAFRFQDPSRYPLALRDLAVVVPEGVPYGEVAAVLRQAAGPYLEGMALFDLYQGPPLKEGQKSLAFHLRFRHPERTLKDEEVEEAVTAILRALRARGWDIRA; this is encoded by the coding sequence ATGAGGGTACCTTTTACTTGGCTAAAAAGCTATGTGCCCGAGTTGGAAAGCCCCGAGGTTTTGGAGGAGCGGCTCGCCAGCCTCGGCTTTGAAACCGACCGCATGGAAAGGGTCTTCCAGATACCCGGCGGCGTGGTCTTCGCCCGGGTCCTCGAGGCCCACCCCATCCCCGGCACCGGCCTCAAGCGCCTGGTCCTGGATGCGGGGAAGGTGGTGGAGGTGGTCTCGGGGGCCCCGAACGCCCGCCCCGGGGTGGGGGTGGCCTTAGCCCTTCCCGGCACCGAGGTCAACGGCCTTCGGATCGGGGAAAGGACCATCCAGGGGGTGGTCTCCCACGGCATGGCCCTATCGCCCAAGGAACTCGGGGTGGGGGAATACGGCGGTGGGCTTCTGGAGCTCCCCCCTGATGCCCTTCCTCCCGGCACCCCTCTGGCCGAGGCTTGGCCGGAAGAGGAGGTGCTGGACATAGAGGTCACCCCCAACCGCCCGGATGCCCTGGGGATCCTGGGTTTGGCCTTTGACCTCCACGCTTTGGGCTACAGCCTGGTCCTGCCCGAGGTACGGCTGGAAACGGAGAAGGTACCCCTACCCTTTGGCCTCAGGGTGGAGGACCCTCACGGGGCCCCTCACTTCACCCTTTCCTACGCCTTTGGCCTCCAGGTGGGGCCGAGCCCCCTTTGGCTCCAACGCATCCTTTTCGCCTGCGGGATGAGGCCCATAAGCAACGTGGTGGACATCACCAACTACGTGATGCTGGAACGGGCCCAGCCCATGCACGCCTTTGACCTCCGCTTTGTGGGGGAGGGCATCCGGGTGCGGAGGGCCAGGCCCGGGGAAAGGCTCCGCACCCTGGACGGGGTGGAGCGGGAACTCCATCCCGAGGACCTCCTCATCGCCGGCTACCGGGGGGAGGCGAGCTTCCCTTTGGGCCTCGCCGGGGTCATGGGCGGGGCGGAGAGCGAGGTGCGGGAGGACACCCGGGCCATCGCTCTGGAGGTGGCCCGGTTCGACCCCGTGGCCATCCGCAAGACCGCAAGGCGGCACGCCTTGCGCACCGAGGCCAGCTACCGCTTCGAACGGGGAGTGGACCCCCTGGGCCAGGTGCCCGCGGCCCAGCGGGCCCTGGCCCTCCTCCAGGAGCTCGCCGGGGCGAAGGTGGCGGAGGGCCTCCTGGAGGCGGGGAGCCCCGAGGCCCCAGACCCCATCCCCTTCCGCCCGGACCACGCCAACCGCCTCCTGGGGACCCAGTACCCGGAAGGGGAGCAGCTCGCCATCCTGGAACGCCTCGGCTGCCGGGTGGAGGGAAGGGGCCCCTACCGGGTCACCCCCCCGAGCCGCCGCCTGGACCTCAGGCTGGAGGAGGACCTGGTGGAGGAAATCGCACGGGTCCAGGGCTACGACACCATCCCCCTGGCCCTGCCCGCCTTCTTCCCCGCCCCCGACAACCGGGGGGTGGAAGGGCCCTACCAGAAGGAGCGCCGCCTGCGGGAGGTTCTGGCGGGCCTGGGCTTCCAGGAGGTCTACACCTACAGCTTCATGGACCCCAAGGAGGCCCCCCTCTTCCGCCTCCCCCTGCCCCCCCTGCGCCTGCAAAACCCCCTGAGCCCGGACCGGACCGCCCTCAGGACCCACCTCTTCCCAGGCCTCCTTAAGGTCCTGAGGGAGAACCTGGCCCTGGACCGCCCCGAGCGGGCCCTCCTCTTCGAGGTGGGCCGGGTCTACGGGGTAGCGGAGGGGAGGGTGGTGGAGAAAAGCCACCTGGCGGGCCTCCTCCACGGGGAGGGGGTGGGGCTTCCCCACGGGGAAAAGCTCTCCGGCTTCCCCCTACTCAAAGGCCTCCTGGAAACCCTCATGGAGCGGCTCGGCCTGGAGCTAAGGGTGGAGGCCCACCCTTTCCCCTTCCTCCACCCCGGGGTCTCGGGGCGGGTGCGGGTAGAGGAAGAGGAGCGGGGCTTTTTGGGCCAGCTCCACCCCGAGGTGCAGCGGGCCCTGGAGCTTCCCCCGGTGTGGCTCTTTGAGCTTACGCTTCCTCTCCCAGAACCGGCCTTCCGCTTCCAAGACCCCTCCCGCTACCCCCTGGCCCTCCGGGACCTGGCGGTGGTGGTCCCCGAGGGGGTACCCTACGGGGAGGTGGCGGCGGTGCTCCGCCAGGCGGCGGGGCCCTACCTGGAGGGTATGGCCCTCTTTGACCTTTACCAGGGCCCTCCCCTGAAGGAGGGGCAGAAGAGCCTGGCCTTCCACCTGCGCTTCCGCCACCCCGAACGCACCCTCAAGGACGAAGAGGTGGAGGAGGCAGTGACGGCCATCCTGCGGGCCCTCAGGGCGCGGGGCTGGGACATCCGGGCCTAG
- a CDS encoding transposase: MRRFSAALRFAYNRLLEGEKREDLKKEDGPLCTLFGLNTRYADDALLKAQALLTSQKELGENPRKVVFGGRKLFRQLSRLKKSNLPLYERRKREWREKRKGTLYARGDRSKGGNLNLRLLVRDGALWLRINLVHRPAWALVRTSHPRLHELLSRVYTEEPYNVELALREGKVYALFTWEERLPPLVVNAQSGVLALDVNADPYGLALAIVNPDGSLRRYLTLSLEGVDQAPNKGAKELLLWQIAHRIVSLAWEEGVALATERLKHLPKGRRGDGLGKTFRRNAHRFAYRSLLRKVHTLAWRRDIQSLEVNPQDTSTIGMLKYAPLLALSKDIAAAYVIGRRALGYREEVPRHLRALLQDPSFHEHTRRFYEGRIAELRTKRRQERNPYLKRRLGRELYQARKALATLQSPQGEPGSPEGSTGGRNPWGGNPWRALRVGTLLPLLGRRVPRDLSVLKPILHGSWEGWRGGLDPHPGGGSAITGPPHVEVGSGG, from the coding sequence ATGCGAAGGTTCTCCGCCGCCCTCCGCTTCGCCTACAACAGGCTCCTGGAGGGAGAAAAGCGGGAGGATCTGAAAAAGGAAGACGGCCCCCTCTGCACCCTCTTCGGCCTCAACACCCGCTACGCGGACGACGCCCTCCTGAAGGCCCAGGCCCTCCTCACCTCCCAGAAGGAGCTCGGAGAAAACCCCCGCAAGGTAGTCTTCGGGGGCAGGAAGCTTTTCCGGCAACTCTCCCGGCTCAAGAAGAGCAACCTGCCCCTTTACGAACGCCGCAAACGGGAGTGGCGGGAAAAGCGCAAGGGGACCCTCTACGCCCGTGGGGACCGGAGCAAGGGCGGCAACCTCAACCTGCGCCTTCTGGTGCGGGATGGAGCTTTGTGGCTCCGGATCAACCTGGTGCACCGCCCTGCCTGGGCCCTGGTGCGGACCTCCCACCCCCGCCTTCACGAACTCCTCTCCCGGGTTTACACCGAAGAGCCCTACAACGTGGAACTCGCCTTGAGGGAAGGGAAGGTGTATGCCCTCTTCACCTGGGAGGAGAGGCTTCCTCCCCTGGTGGTCAACGCCCAAAGCGGGGTCCTGGCCCTGGACGTGAACGCCGACCCCTACGGGCTGGCCCTGGCCATCGTGAACCCGGATGGAAGCCTGAGGCGCTACCTCACCCTCTCCCTGGAGGGGGTAGACCAGGCCCCCAACAAGGGGGCCAAGGAACTTCTCCTTTGGCAAATAGCCCACCGGATCGTTTCCCTGGCCTGGGAGGAGGGGGTAGCCCTGGCCACGGAGAGGCTGAAGCATCTTCCCAAGGGAAGGAGAGGGGATGGTCTGGGCAAAACCTTCCGCCGCAACGCCCACCGCTTCGCCTACCGCTCCCTGCTGAGGAAGGTCCATACCCTGGCCTGGAGGAGGGACATCCAGTCCCTGGAGGTGAACCCCCAGGACACCTCCACCATTGGCATGCTGAAGTACGCTCCTCTCCTTGCCCTTTCCAAGGACATCGCTGCGGCCTACGTGATTGGGAGACGGGCTTTGGGCTACCGGGAAGAAGTCCCCAGACACCTCAGGGCCCTCCTCCAGGACCCTTCCTTCCACGAACACACCCGGCGCTTCTACGAGGGGAGGATTGCCGAGCTGAGGACGAAGCGCCGTCAGGAGAGGAACCCTTACCTGAAGAGAAGACTTGGGCGGGAGCTTTACCAAGCGAGGAAAGCTCTCGCGACCCTGCAAAGCCCGCAGGGCGAGCCTGGGAGCCCCGAAGGGTCCACCGGGGGAAGGAACCCCTGGGGCGGCAATCCCTGGCGAGCCCTGCGGGTAGGCACCCTCCTTCCCCTTCTTGGGCGTAGGGTACCGAGGGACCTCTCGGTCCTGAAGCCCATCCTGCATGGATCGTGGGAGGGGTGGAGGGGAGGCTTAGACCCTCATCCTGGTGGGGGGTCGGCCATCACGGGACCTCCTCATGTGGAGGTGGGTAGTGGTGGCTAG
- a CDS encoding DUF5639 domain-containing protein, with protein sequence MELHAADQYLVAPGRAGLLEVHERLQGTGLYPPFPPVELPGGVGGLVARGGFAQTFFFPAEVLGLTFRTPRGRVVRAGGVVVKNVQGYDLVRPFVGSFGLLGEALEVVFRLRPGRASAFLRRPFSGEFPALSPAPRFLFALEEGGTWWLYAFHLGPEREVARFREAFGGMEAQPLDLRPRFPRGMGVGEGPLRDLRFPWQDGGKAPEAPGLFRRLAEVL encoded by the coding sequence GTGGAGCTCCACGCCGCCGACCAGTACCTGGTGGCCCCCGGAAGGGCCGGGCTTCTGGAGGTGCACGAGAGGCTTCAGGGCACCGGGCTTTACCCTCCCTTTCCCCCGGTGGAGCTCCCGGGCGGCGTGGGGGGGCTCGTGGCCCGGGGGGGCTTTGCCCAGACCTTTTTCTTCCCCGCGGAGGTCCTGGGCCTCACCTTCCGGACCCCCAGGGGCCGGGTGGTGCGGGCCGGGGGCGTGGTGGTGAAAAACGTCCAGGGGTACGACCTGGTGCGGCCCTTCGTGGGCAGCTTCGGGCTTCTGGGAGAAGCTCTGGAGGTGGTGTTCCGCCTGCGGCCCGGCCGGGCCTCCGCCTTCCTCAGAAGGCCTTTTTCCGGCGAGTTCCCCGCCCTCTCCCCCGCCCCCCGTTTCCTCTTCGCCCTGGAAGAGGGGGGCACCTGGTGGCTTTACGCCTTTCACCTCGGCCCCGAGCGGGAGGTGGCCCGCTTCCGGGAGGCCTTCGGCGGCATGGAGGCGCAGCCTCTGGACCTCCGTCCCCGCTTCCCCCGGGGGATGGGGGTGGGGGAAGGCCCCTTGCGGGACCTGCGCTTCCCCTGGCAGGACGGGGGGAAGGCGCCGGAGGCCCCGGGGCTTTTCCGCAGGCTGGCCGAGGTCCTCTGA
- a CDS encoding primosomal protein N': MRVLQVALPLPLPPMSYLPPLGGEGQEALGRRVAVPWRGEVRVGVVVGEGGRPSHALRHALAYLDGAPYLRPEEVLFLEEASRYLFAPLGQVLADFLPPSPELRHRVRLYPGADPKVLPKGLEALTAWQEARGFDPRLLDPLREAGVLEEEVAFKEGRRVLLPLKEAHPDPTLDRVLQALRSMGQAESQAALARAAGVGVGRVRRLLEEGYVGYGEPLASPPPGEPVEPLPLPERPERLNGGRFLERVRLLAGLVAEGDHLVLFPEVSLLERFLRHFPRARPYHGGLPPKEREALFRAPRGLVFATYGGLLLPFTPRSLVVVEEGSESYKLPSGSRAFVPPLAEMRARLLGVPLTYLSLVPAVEVLERPGLTFPVPRPRLLLVDLRRERGHPLTGRALALLKQVEEKGRQAVVLSPRLGYSALLLCADCGYRPNCPDCALPLRYHKEAKALLCHQCGHREPPPPLCPRCGSTLLEPRGPGLEWIQEELKRRLALPVYRYTKEEKDDLGPLLAGKPGVVVGTTALLRGPTLPELALVLLPYADGFLYEADFRAAERYHRLLWALTELRPGRRPLLALQTYTPDHPAHLALLEGSVEAFPWAEKALREALAYPPRVRMVKLEVAHRLEERALEAAFALREALKGVAGEEEVLGPAPAPIPRVKGQHVFHLLLKGSTERLAELLSRLDRRRFRLDPDPHRFVGLLED; encoded by the coding sequence ATGCGGGTGCTCCAGGTGGCCCTGCCCCTGCCCCTTCCCCCCATGAGCTACCTGCCCCCCCTGGGAGGGGAGGGGCAGGAGGCCCTGGGCCGCAGGGTGGCCGTCCCCTGGCGGGGGGAGGTGCGGGTGGGGGTGGTGGTGGGGGAGGGGGGCAGGCCCTCCCACGCCCTGCGCCACGCCTTGGCCTACCTGGACGGGGCCCCTTACCTGCGCCCGGAGGAGGTCCTCTTCCTGGAGGAGGCCAGCCGCTACCTCTTCGCCCCCCTGGGCCAGGTGCTGGCGGACTTCCTCCCGCCCTCTCCCGAGCTCCGCCACCGGGTGCGGCTTTACCCCGGGGCCGATCCGAAGGTGCTCCCCAAGGGTCTGGAGGCCCTCACCGCCTGGCAGGAGGCCAGGGGGTTTGACCCCAGGCTCTTGGACCCCTTGCGGGAGGCGGGGGTCTTGGAGGAGGAGGTGGCCTTCAAGGAGGGGCGGCGGGTTCTCCTCCCCCTCAAGGAGGCCCACCCTGACCCCACCCTGGACCGGGTCCTGCAGGCCTTGCGGTCCATGGGCCAGGCGGAAAGCCAGGCGGCCCTGGCCCGGGCCGCGGGGGTGGGGGTGGGGCGGGTGAGGCGGCTCCTCGAGGAGGGGTATGTCGGCTACGGGGAACCCCTGGCCTCTCCGCCTCCGGGAGAGCCCGTGGAACCCCTCCCCCTCCCCGAGCGCCCGGAGCGCCTGAACGGGGGAAGGTTTCTGGAGAGGGTCCGCCTCCTGGCGGGCCTGGTGGCGGAGGGGGACCACCTGGTCCTCTTTCCCGAGGTGAGCCTCCTGGAGCGCTTCCTGCGCCACTTCCCCCGGGCCAGGCCCTACCACGGGGGGCTTCCCCCCAAGGAGCGGGAAGCCCTCTTCCGGGCCCCCAGGGGCCTGGTCTTCGCCACCTACGGGGGGCTCCTCCTCCCCTTCACCCCGCGCTCCCTGGTGGTGGTGGAGGAGGGGAGCGAGAGCTACAAGCTTCCCTCGGGAAGCCGGGCCTTCGTGCCCCCGCTGGCGGAGATGCGGGCCCGGCTCCTCGGCGTGCCCCTCACCTACCTCTCCCTGGTGCCCGCGGTGGAGGTATTGGAGCGGCCCGGCCTCACCTTTCCCGTGCCCAGGCCCCGGCTCCTCCTCGTCGACCTCAGGCGGGAAAGGGGCCACCCCCTCACCGGGCGGGCCCTGGCCCTCCTGAAGCAGGTGGAGGAGAAGGGCCGCCAGGCGGTGGTCCTCTCCCCCCGCCTGGGGTACAGCGCCCTCCTCCTCTGCGCCGACTGCGGCTACCGGCCCAACTGCCCCGACTGCGCCCTCCCCTTGCGCTACCACAAGGAGGCGAAGGCCCTCCTCTGCCACCAGTGCGGCCACCGGGAACCCCCCCCGCCCCTGTGCCCAAGGTGCGGCTCCACCCTCCTGGAGCCCAGGGGGCCGGGTTTGGAGTGGATTCAGGAAGAGTTGAAAAGGCGGCTTGCCCTACCCGTCTACCGCTACACCAAGGAGGAGAAGGACGACCTGGGCCCCCTGCTCGCCGGGAAGCCCGGGGTGGTGGTGGGCACCACCGCCCTGCTTCGCGGGCCCACCCTGCCCGAGCTGGCCCTGGTCCTCCTGCCCTACGCCGACGGCTTCCTCTACGAGGCGGACTTCCGGGCGGCAGAGCGCTACCACCGCCTGCTCTGGGCCCTCACGGAGCTCCGGCCCGGCCGCAGGCCCCTCCTGGCCCTCCAGACCTACACCCCCGACCACCCCGCCCACCTGGCCCTTTTGGAGGGAAGCGTGGAGGCCTTCCCCTGGGCGGAAAAGGCCCTCCGGGAGGCCCTGGCCTACCCGCCCCGGGTGCGCATGGTGAAGCTGGAGGTGGCCCACCGCCTGGAGGAGCGGGCCCTCGAGGCCGCCTTCGCCCTGCGGGAGGCCCTGAAGGGGGTGGCGGGGGAGGAGGAGGTGCTGGGCCCTGCCCCCGCCCCCATCCCCCGGGTGAAGGGGCAGCACGTCTTCCACCTCCTCCTCAAGGGCAGCACGGAGCGCCTGGCGGAGCTCCTTTCCCGCCTGGACCGCCGCAGGTTCCGGCTGGACCCCGACCCCCACCGCTTCGTGGGGCTTCTGGAGGACTGA
- the pheS gene encoding phenylalanine--tRNA ligase subunit alpha: protein MRELEEALAAIREAPDLEALRSLKARYLGKRGLLTEAMKALARLPLEERRTRGQALNALKEALEEALERREQELAEEALKKALEGERRDVSLPGVRLFPGGLHPITLMERELVGIFRALGYQAVEGPEVEGEFFNFDALNIPEHHPARDMWDTFWLEGEHLLEGPLGEEVRGRLLLRTHTSPMQVRYMVAHTPPFRIVVPGRVFRFEQTDATHEAVFHQLEGLVVGEGITMAHLKGAIYELAQALYGPHSRVRFQPVYFPFVEPGAQFAIFWPEGGKWLELGGAGMVHPQVFQAVDEYRKALGLPPAYQGVTGFAFGLGIERLAMLRYNIPDIRYFFGGRLKFLEQFRGIL from the coding sequence ATGCGGGAGCTGGAAGAAGCCTTGGCCGCCATCCGGGAAGCCCCGGACCTCGAGGCCCTGCGTAGCCTCAAGGCCCGCTACCTGGGCAAGAGGGGCCTCCTCACCGAGGCCATGAAGGCCCTGGCCCGCCTCCCCCTGGAGGAGAGGCGAACGCGGGGCCAGGCCCTGAACGCCCTCAAGGAGGCCCTGGAAGAGGCCCTGGAGAGGCGGGAGCAGGAGCTTGCGGAAGAAGCCCTGAAGAAGGCCCTGGAAGGGGAGCGCCGGGACGTGTCCCTGCCGGGGGTGCGCCTCTTCCCCGGGGGGCTCCACCCCATCACCCTCATGGAGCGGGAACTGGTGGGGATCTTCCGCGCCCTGGGCTACCAGGCGGTGGAGGGCCCCGAGGTGGAGGGCGAGTTCTTCAACTTCGACGCCCTGAACATCCCCGAGCACCACCCGGCCCGGGACATGTGGGACACCTTCTGGCTGGAAGGGGAACACCTCCTGGAGGGCCCCCTGGGGGAGGAGGTCCGGGGTCGGCTACTCCTCCGCACCCACACCTCCCCCATGCAGGTACGCTACATGGTGGCCCACACCCCCCCCTTCCGCATCGTGGTGCCGGGGCGGGTCTTCCGCTTCGAGCAGACGGACGCCACCCACGAGGCGGTCTTCCACCAGCTGGAGGGCCTGGTGGTGGGGGAGGGGATCACCATGGCCCACCTGAAGGGGGCCATCTACGAGCTGGCCCAGGCCCTTTACGGCCCCCACTCCCGGGTGCGCTTCCAGCCCGTCTACTTCCCCTTCGTGGAGCCGGGGGCCCAGTTCGCCATCTTTTGGCCCGAGGGAGGGAAGTGGCTGGAGCTCGGGGGGGCGGGGATGGTCCACCCCCAGGTCTTCCAGGCGGTGGACGAATACCGAAAAGCCCTGGGCCTTCCCCCCGCATACCAGGGGGTCACGGGCTTCGCCTTTGGGCTTGGAATCGAACGCCTGGCCATGCTCCGCTACAACATCCCCGACATCCGCTACTTCTTCGGGGGAAGGCTTAAGTTCCTGGAGCAGTTCCGGGGGATTCTATGA